Part of the Bacteroidia bacterium genome, AAATAGCTGCCAAACGTTACAAAGAGAATCCAACTGCCCTTCAGTTGAGATCAATGAATATGATTTATGAAGGAATTCGACAAAATAGCTCGATGATGCTTTTACCAGCTTCTATTTTAGACCACATGGATTTAGGCTCAGTTTTAGGAGCTACAGCTATTCAAAAATATGAAGAAATGAAAGAGAAGACAAAGTCATTAAAAACCGGCGAAGAGGAGTAGATTGTGATTAGTATAAAAAAAGTATCACGTAATTACAAAACAGGAGAGACAGTAGTTAAAGCCTTGAAGCAGGTCTCATTAGAGATTGATAATGGGGAGTTTTTGTCTATCGCTGGCCCATCAGGTTCAGGAAAGACCACACTGTTGAATCTCATTGGGTGTATAGACACCATTGATGAGGGTGAAATAATCATCAATGGAGAAGCTGTTACTAAGATGGGTAAAAAAGAGATGACTGACTACCGAAGACACAATTTAGGTTTTATTTTTCAAACTTACAATCTTATACCTGTTCTTAGTGCCTATGAAAATGTTGCCTTTGTCCTCTCAATTCTCAATATTGATGAGAATGAAGTTAAAGAGCGAACTATGGCTATGCTAAAAGAGGTGGGTTTAGAGGGGATGGAGAATCGTCGTCCTGGCAAACTCAGTGGTGGACAACAACAACGGGTTGCCATTGCTCGTGCACTGATTAAGAATCCCCAAATAGTTCTTGCTGATGAACCAACAGCTAACCTAGATTCTAAAACTGGAGAAGAAATTCTTAAAATTATGAAAAAGATGAATGAGAAGTATAAAACTACTTTCCTTTTTTCTACACACGATCAGATGGTGATGGACTACGGATCTCGTCTTGTACAGCTGCATGATGGACTTATCATCAGCGATGAGAGGAGGGGTGGATGAAATTCATCTTTACTTTAGCGATGAAAAACCTAAATCGCTATAAAAGACGCACAGCTGTCACGGCTATTGCTATAGCCATTGGTCTAATGATGTATATTTTAGTTGATTCATTACTTTTAGGGGTCGAAATAGAGTCAGAGCGGAACCTAATTTGGTATGAAACCTCTTCCGTTAGGATACACAACAAAGATTATTGGCCTGACAGATTGCTCTATCCTCTAAAAGAGGGAATTGAAAAATCAACACAGTTAACCAAGTTGCTGGGAGAAAATGGGTATACAGCAACAGAGCGTATTGTGTTTAAAGCTGACATGGTTCTTTATAGCAACGACTTTGGTGAAGATGGGAACTTCCCTGTAGTGGTGACAGCCATTGATCCTGAAAAAGATTATGAAGTGTTTCACTACAAAGATACCTTAATTGAGGGGAGATTTCTCAACAAAGGAGAGGAGGATGGTATCCTTTTAGGCTCTTGGCTTGCTGAAGATATAGGGGCTGAAATTGGCTATTGGGTTACCCTTCTAACTCGGGGAAATGGGGGATTTTTTGAAGCAATAGATGTGCAAGTGGTAGGTATTGTTAACTGCCCAAATCCCAATGTGAATCGCACCCTTCTTATGATGGATATAGATAGTGTTGGAGCTGTGTTAGGTATGGATGGGTCAGTTACAGAAATAGATATCAAACTACCAGAACGAGCAGATGTTGATAATGAGGTGACTAAAATAGCAGAAATCCTTGATAAAGGAGGTTTTACCAATCTTCAAGCCCAAAGTTGGAAAATGTTGGCCAAGGATTACTTAGCAATTGCAGAGGCAAAGAGGGGGGGGACAGGAGTTATCTTGTTTTTAGTGTTTATCATCGCTGCGGTGGGCATCTCCAATACGATGCTTATGGCAATGTATGAGAGAACTCGTGAGTTGGGGATGATGAGAGCAATGGGAATGAAGGAGAACCATATTCGTCTAGCTTTCATTTTTGAAGCTGGTGGCATTGGATTTTTGGGTGCAATTGTGGGGATTATATTGGGAGTTGTGTTAAACATCTTTTTGGTTGAGATAGGAATAGATTATGGGGCCTTTTTTCGTGATATAGATATTGGTTATAGAATCCAAAATATAATGCGAGGGGCATGGAGCATCAAAAGCTTAATTATAGCTTTCGTATCTGGTATCACTCTTTCAATGGTTGTTTCGTTACTACCTATTAGGCGAGCTTTAAAGATGGACATTCCTGCATGCCTAACTTACCAATAGGAGAGCCATATTATGATGAAAAAACTTCCAAGTATTGCCTTTAGGAACATTTTTAGAAATCTTAGGCGTTCAATTCTGTCAGCAGTTGCTATAGCTGTCTCAGCAATGAGCATAGTAATGCTCTTTGGCTTCCTCGATGGGATGGATGCCGATATGGCAAGCAATCTAAAATCTTATTATACCGGTGAAGTTCGCATCCAACATGCCGACTTTGAGAAATATGAGCGCTACAATCCGCTACACCTTGGAGTTGATTACAAGAGCATTGAGCCTATTGCAAATACACACGATCAAGTACGCTCTTCTACAGCTAGAATTAACTTTCCAGCAAACATGTACCTAGGTGAAAAATCTCATGGAGTTATGGGAGTTGGAGTTGATTTTTTAAGGGAAAAAGATTTCATCGATTTTTCTTCACTACTACAAGAGGGGAGACTTCCCCAAGAAAAAGAGAATGAAATTTTGATGGGCTTTGCTTTAGCTAGAGAGATGAATCTTAATGTTGGAGATAAGGTGACTTTACTTAGTACTACAGCAGCACGTGGAAGCAATGCCTTCACTTTTAAAATTGTGGGGATTGTAGGATTTCCTATAGCTGCTCTCAATGCGAACTTTGTTTGGGCCCCAATAGAGCAAGTTCAGAAGTTTTTAGGGATGGATCAGCAGGTGCAACAAATATTGTTGATGCTTGAAGATAAAGCAGATGAAAAACTAGTGGCAAAGCAACTTAGAAATGAGATTGAAACTAAGGTAGGTAGTGTTACTGATACACGCTCTTGGAATGAATTAAACGATTTTTATGGATTTTTCAAAGTTGCAAAATTTATCTACTATTTTATAGCAATGTTCTTTTTTGTTTTAGGTAGTACAGTAATCATTAACACAACAATGATGATTATATTTGAAAGGATGCGTGAGATTGGAATGCTCTCAACATTAGGAATGCACGGATCCGAACTGACTAAACTCTTTTTATTAGAGGGGTTTTTTATTAGCCTTATTGGCTCTGCTGTTGGGGTAATTATTGGCTATATTGGCACCTATTATATGGGAAAAATTGGACTTAATTTCTCTGATGCTATGAGCGGCATAGATCTTGAGGTGTCGTCAATCTTATACCCTCAAACAAACATTTTAACCACTATTGTTGTTTGGTTCTATGCTGTAGTGATATCGACACTATCTACATTTATCCCCTCTCGCCGCGCTTCAAAAATAGAACCTGTGGAGGCTCTACGCTATGTATAAAAAATTACTATACTTACTTCTCTTTTGTTTAATTATCCCCGCACAGCTTTTTGCCCTTACTGCTGAAGAAATTGTAGAAAAGATGGATAGTCTTTCTACCTTTGATACCACCCACTCTACAGGCTCAATCCAAACTACCGACCGCTTTGGTACAAAAATTACCCTTTTTAATTTTTGGAGCCAAGGGAAAAAAGATTCTTTAATTGAGTTTACCAGCAAAGCAGAACGGGGTCAGAAGATTCTTCGCACTGAGGGGAGTCTTTATCTCTTTTATCCAGATGCTGAACAGCTTATCAGGATGCAAGGGGCAGCTTTGCGTCAATCGATGTTGGGCTCTGATATCTCCTACGAAGATATGACTGAAGAGAAAACAACATTAGATAACTATCAAGTAAAGCTAGAGAAAGAGGAGTTGTTTAAAGAACAAGATTGTTATGTTTTAACTCTAACTGCAAAGAGTCGTTCAGTTGCCTATCCTGTTCAAAAACTTTGGGTAGATAAACAAACATTTTTGGTGTGGAAAGGGGAGTATTATACAAAACAGGGACGCCTTCTTAAAGAGATGGAAGTGCTTAAAACCTTTAGTGTGGGAGATAGAGTACTCCCTAAAGAGAGTAAAATTGAAGACAAGATGAAAAAAAACTCTTTTACCATTATGAGTGTCGACTCTTTTGAAGCAAATCCGAAACTTGATAAAAAAATCTTCACTTTGGAGAACCTAACATGGTAAAACCTAAAAAGATAACTTTTCTTACTTTGGTGGTACTTATACCTTTAATCTCCATAGCAGCTGCAGAAAACCCTATAGTGAGTATCAACTTAGTGCCAACATTAACTTATAATAGTTACTCTGATTCTTGGAATAGTGTTTTTAATAGTGACCTTAGTATTTCTCTCTCATCCAAAAGAGAGGGAAATGTTCGAGGAGAAGTTGTTCTTGAAGCCAATACCTTAAAACCAATAACAAAATTGGATGATGTATTACAAAAAGCTTACTTTAAGGCCAAATTCCCCTCTTTTCGTCTTACAGCAGGAAAGACTAGACTCTCTTGGGGAGATGGAGTGTTGTTTAATGCTGCTGATGTTCTTTACGGGAGCAATGACACTTCAGTCTCATTAACTCAAACTGAACTGAGAAGTAGTAACAGCTACTTGGCTTCAATCAATTATCCATTGGGCTTTTTCTCTTTTGCAGAACTTGTCTTAATGGCCTCTGAATCAAACAACCCCCTCGACACATCTATTGGAGCTAGATTTTACACTCTAGTAAAAAATGTTAAATTGGAAGGTGGTTATGCCACTCATAAAAGAGAAGAAGTAGATCAGCGTATTCATAAACCTTATGTTAGTTTCCAAGGAAACCTTTTTGTGGACTGGTATTTCTCAACATCTATTGATTTGCCAGCCACTAAAGAGTCGTGGGTAATAAGTGGAGGTTTGTTTCATCTAGTTGAACTTCCCTTAGGAAGGTCAATTACACTACGTTTGGAATTTTTGAGCAGACCCCTTGGATCGTGGAAATGGGGTGCCGTTAGCGATGATAGTGCTACGTTGCTACTTTTTCCAGATTTAGTTTTTGTTTATTCACCAGCGTTG contains:
- a CDS encoding ABC transporter ATP-binding protein; amino-acid sequence: MISIKKVSRNYKTGETVVKALKQVSLEIDNGEFLSIAGPSGSGKTTLLNLIGCIDTIDEGEIIINGEAVTKMGKKEMTDYRRHNLGFIFQTYNLIPVLSAYENVAFVLSILNIDENEVKERTMAMLKEVGLEGMENRRPGKLSGGQQQRVAIARALIKNPQIVLADEPTANLDSKTGEEILKIMKKMNEKYKTTFLFSTHDQMVMDYGSRLVQLHDGLIISDERRGG
- a CDS encoding outer membrane lipoprotein-sorting protein, encoding MYKKLLYLLLFCLIIPAQLFALTAEEIVEKMDSLSTFDTTHSTGSIQTTDRFGTKITLFNFWSQGKKDSLIEFTSKAERGQKILRTEGSLYLFYPDAEQLIRMQGAALRQSMLGSDISYEDMTEEKTTLDNYQVKLEKEELFKEQDCYVLTLTAKSRSVAYPVQKLWVDKQTFLVWKGEYYTKQGRLLKEMEVLKTFSVGDRVLPKESKIEDKMKKNSFTIMSVDSFEANPKLDKKIFTLENLTW
- a CDS encoding ABC transporter permease → MMKKLPSIAFRNIFRNLRRSILSAVAIAVSAMSIVMLFGFLDGMDADMASNLKSYYTGEVRIQHADFEKYERYNPLHLGVDYKSIEPIANTHDQVRSSTARINFPANMYLGEKSHGVMGVGVDFLREKDFIDFSSLLQEGRLPQEKENEILMGFALAREMNLNVGDKVTLLSTTAARGSNAFTFKIVGIVGFPIAALNANFVWAPIEQVQKFLGMDQQVQQILLMLEDKADEKLVAKQLRNEIETKVGSVTDTRSWNELNDFYGFFKVAKFIYYFIAMFFFVLGSTVIINTTMMIIFERMREIGMLSTLGMHGSELTKLFLLEGFFISLIGSAVGVIIGYIGTYYMGKIGLNFSDAMSGIDLEVSSILYPQTNILTTIVVWFYAVVISTLSTFIPSRRASKIEPVEALRYV
- a CDS encoding FtsX-like permease family protein, which gives rise to MKFIFTLAMKNLNRYKRRTAVTAIAIAIGLMMYILVDSLLLGVEIESERNLIWYETSSVRIHNKDYWPDRLLYPLKEGIEKSTQLTKLLGENGYTATERIVFKADMVLYSNDFGEDGNFPVVVTAIDPEKDYEVFHYKDTLIEGRFLNKGEEDGILLGSWLAEDIGAEIGYWVTLLTRGNGGFFEAIDVQVVGIVNCPNPNVNRTLLMMDIDSVGAVLGMDGSVTEIDIKLPERADVDNEVTKIAEILDKGGFTNLQAQSWKMLAKDYLAIAEAKRGGTGVILFLVFIIAAVGISNTMLMAMYERTRELGMMRAMGMKENHIRLAFIFEAGGIGFLGAIVGIILGVVLNIFLVEIGIDYGAFFRDIDIGYRIQNIMRGAWSIKSLIIAFVSGITLSMVVSLLPIRRALKMDIPACLTYQ